Proteins from one Clostridium cellulovorans 743B genomic window:
- the neuC gene encoding UDP-N-acetylglucosamine 2-epimerase, with protein sequence MRICVLTGTRAEYGLLKPLIKKISLDNELELKLVVTAMHLSTEFGLTYKEIEEDGFNIDEKVEMLLSSDTSTSIVKSMGLGLISFADVLERIKPDLIVILGDRYEALAMAEAAMIMKIPIAHIHGGELTEGAFDDAIRHSITKMSYIHFACAEEYKKRIIQLGEDPVRVFNVGALGAENIKNLKLLTKEQLEAVIDFKVTNKTALITYHPVTLDEASPKEQFANLLKVLDKFQDLNMIFTKANADTNGREINKMIDQYVIENPKKAIAFTSMGQMKYLSAMKHCGFVLGNSSSGIIEAPIFKKPTVNIGDRQKGRLRTASIIDCDIDINSIYEAIKKMMSDEFIIKMQKMSDPYGEGNTSSSIIDIIKRTFKETIELKKSFYDINF encoded by the coding sequence ATGAGAATATGTGTATTAACAGGAACTAGAGCGGAATATGGACTTTTAAAGCCGTTGATAAAAAAAATATCTTTAGATAATGAATTAGAACTTAAACTTGTGGTTACAGCAATGCATTTATCCACGGAGTTTGGACTTACATATAAGGAAATTGAAGAAGATGGTTTCAACATTGATGAGAAGGTAGAAATGTTATTAAGTTCAGATACCTCAACTAGCATAGTAAAATCTATGGGACTTGGATTAATTAGTTTTGCAGATGTGCTTGAAAGAATTAAACCAGATTTGATTGTAATTTTAGGGGATAGGTATGAAGCTTTAGCTATGGCGGAAGCTGCGATGATTATGAAAATTCCTATTGCTCATATTCATGGAGGAGAACTTACTGAAGGTGCTTTTGATGATGCTATAAGGCATAGTATAACTAAAATGAGTTATATTCATTTTGCATGTGCAGAGGAATATAAAAAACGTATTATTCAATTAGGTGAAGATCCAGTTAGGGTTTTTAATGTAGGTGCGTTAGGCGCTGAAAATATAAAGAATCTAAAGTTATTAACAAAAGAACAGCTTGAAGCAGTTATTGATTTTAAAGTTACAAATAAAACGGCTCTAATAACTTATCATCCAGTTACTTTAGATGAGGCTTCTCCAAAGGAACAATTTGCTAATTTGTTAAAAGTTTTAGATAAATTTCAAGATTTGAATATGATATTTACAAAGGCTAATGCTGATACCAATGGGAGAGAAATTAATAAAATGATTGATCAGTATGTTATAGAAAATCCTAAAAAAGCTATAGCATTTACATCAATGGGACAAATGAAGTATTTAAGTGCAATGAAGCATTGTGGTTTTGTATTAGGTAACTCTTCTAGTGGTATAATTGAAGCACCAATATTTAAAAAGCCAACAGTTAATATTGGAGATAGACAAAAAGGAAGACTTAGAACGGCGTCTATTATAGATTGTGACATTGATATAAATAGCATTTATGAAGCTATTAAAAAAATGATGTCAGATGAGTTTATAATAAAAATGCAAAAGATGTCAGATCCATACGGGGAAGGTAATACTTCTTCTAGTATTATAGATATAATTAAAAGAACTTTTAAAGAAACGATAGAACTAAAGAAAAGCTTTTATGATATAAACTTTTAA
- the neuB gene encoding N-acetylneuraminate synthase: MENKVFIIAEAGVNHNGDIGLAYKMIDEAKKAGVDAVKFQTFKSANLVSKFANKAEYQKKATNSEESQLQMLRKLELSYEDFKALKVYCENSDIMFLSTAFDMESIDFLDNLDMKLFKIPSGEITNLPYLRKINSLKKEVIISTGMSDLKEIQEALEKLTDVPKVTVLHCNTEYPTPMTDVNLRAMNVLKNTFNVEIGYSDHTLGIEVPIAAVAIGATVIEKHFTLDKTMEGPDHKASLEPDELEAMVKAIRNIESALGSESKMPSSSEIKNKDIARKSIVAKRSIRKGEIFTEENLTVKRPGNGISPMKWDGVIGTFAKRDFDEDELIEL; encoded by the coding sequence ATGGAGAATAAAGTTTTTATAATAGCTGAAGCTGGAGTTAATCATAATGGAGATATTGGCTTAGCTTACAAAATGATAGATGAAGCAAAAAAAGCTGGTGTTGATGCAGTAAAATTCCAAACTTTTAAATCTGCAAATTTAGTTTCTAAATTTGCAAATAAAGCAGAGTATCAAAAGAAAGCAACAAATTCAGAAGAAAGTCAACTTCAAATGCTTAGAAAACTTGAACTTTCTTATGAAGACTTTAAAGCTTTAAAAGTTTATTGCGAGAATAGTGATATAATGTTTCTTTCCACTGCTTTTGATATGGAAAGCATTGATTTTTTAGATAATTTAGATATGAAATTGTTTAAAATTCCTTCTGGAGAAATTACTAATTTACCGTATTTAAGAAAGATAAATTCACTAAAAAAAGAAGTGATAATATCTACTGGTATGAGTGATTTAAAAGAAATTCAAGAAGCTTTAGAAAAATTAACAGATGTCCCAAAGGTAACAGTACTTCATTGTAATACTGAATATCCTACTCCAATGACAGATGTAAATCTTAGGGCTATGAATGTACTTAAAAATACTTTTAATGTGGAAATAGGATATTCTGACCATACTTTAGGTATAGAAGTTCCTATTGCGGCAGTAGCAATAGGAGCAACAGTAATAGAAAAACATTTCACATTAGATAAAACAATGGAGGGCCCTGATCATAAAGCAAGTTTAGAACCAGATGAGCTTGAAGCAATGGTTAAGGCCATTAGGAATATTGAAAGTGCATTAGGTAGTGAGTCGAAAATGCCGTCTTCTTCAGAAATTAAAAATAAAGATATAGCTAGAAAAAGTATTGTTGCTAAAAGGTCTATAAGGAAAGGTGAGATTTTTACGGAAGAAAACCTTACTGTTAAAAGACCGGGAAATGGCATTAGTCCAATGAAATGGGATGGAGTAATTGGAACTTTTGCTAAAAGAGATTTTGATGAAGATGAGTTGATCGAATTATGA
- a CDS encoding acetyltransferase: MKWEGLPTLIIGTGGTSMEAKDIIDDINKYNRNDVYKFLAFVDNKSISEIHGYSVVSDDDLITFIKDYPVVGVVLPLGFPKVKRKVFEKVLKDLPGIVFPNIIHPSVNILSRVSLGYGNVIAPGVTISNDVTIGDFSLINNNCTIGHDTRIDDFSVINPLSAVSGNVSIEKEVLVGARASIMQGCTLGEGSIVGLGAFVVKDVLANTTVVCKPAEILDGGKHGE; encoded by the coding sequence ATGAAATGGGAAGGACTTCCTACTTTAATAATTGGAACTGGTGGCACTTCTATGGAGGCCAAAGATATTATTGATGATATAAATAAATACAACAGAAATGATGTTTATAAATTTCTTGCTTTTGTTGACAATAAAAGTATAAGTGAAATTCATGGGTATTCTGTTGTTTCTGACGATGATTTAATAACATTTATAAAAGATTATCCAGTTGTAGGAGTTGTTTTACCTTTAGGCTTTCCAAAAGTTAAAAGAAAAGTTTTTGAGAAAGTATTAAAAGATCTGCCAGGTATTGTTTTCCCTAATATAATACATCCATCAGTAAATATATTATCAAGAGTTAGTCTTGGCTATGGTAATGTAATTGCTCCAGGAGTAACTATTTCTAATGATGTAACGATTGGAGATTTCTCACTTATAAATAATAATTGCACAATAGGTCATGATACAAGGATTGATGATTTTTCTGTTATCAATCCTTTAAGTGCTGTATCTGGAAATGTCTCTATAGAAAAAGAGGTTCTTGTAGGGGCTAGAGCTTCTATAATGCAAGGATGTACTTTAGGAGAAGGTAGCATTGTTGGGCTAGGTGCTTTTGTGGTAAAGGATGTTTTAGCAAATACTACTGTTGTGTGTAAACCAGCAGAGATTTTGGACGGAGGTAAGCATGGAGAATAA
- a CDS encoding nucleotidyltransferase family protein, translating into MDIANMMIDKEMTIIAALKKIDTSARKILFVVDESMALIATLTDGDIRRWILKNGDLNAPVKTIMNREPKYLMSNEEYRAKDVMQQYLITALPIVDEKKVVIRVVFWNDEMGEHIKNSRTIDNPVVIMAGGKGTRLYPYTKILPKPLIPIGDTPIIERIINNFNKFGCKDFHLTVNYRKNMIKSYFSEVDKNYNVFYVEEEKPLGTGGSLSLLKDTIRETFFVSNCDVLIDADYADILDFHKKQENKITIVSSLKNITIPYGVIKLNNDGSMKGSTEKPEFNYLINTGMYILEPEVLFDVPEDTFYDLPTLAEDYIKIGKRVGVYPVSDKSWLDMGQIEEMENMLNALGVQ; encoded by the coding sequence ATGGATATTGCTAATATGATGATAGATAAGGAAATGACTATTATTGCTGCACTAAAGAAAATTGATACCAGCGCAAGAAAGATACTTTTCGTTGTTGATGAAAGTATGGCATTAATAGCAACATTAACTGATGGAGATATAAGAAGATGGATTTTGAAAAATGGAGACTTGAATGCTCCTGTGAAAACCATCATGAATAGAGAACCAAAATACTTGATGAGTAATGAGGAATATAGAGCTAAGGACGTAATGCAACAATATCTTATTACCGCATTACCTATAGTTGATGAGAAAAAAGTCGTTATAAGAGTAGTTTTTTGGAATGATGAAATGGGTGAACATATTAAAAACTCGAGAACTATTGATAACCCAGTGGTTATCATGGCTGGAGGTAAAGGTACTAGATTATACCCATATACAAAGATTCTTCCTAAACCATTAATTCCTATAGGTGATACTCCTATTATTGAAAGGATTATTAATAATTTTAACAAGTTTGGGTGTAAGGATTTTCATTTAACAGTGAACTATAGAAAAAATATGATTAAATCTTATTTTTCAGAAGTTGATAAGAATTATAACGTTTTTTATGTAGAGGAAGAAAAGCCACTTGGAACTGGGGGAAGCTTATCATTGCTTAAAGATACGATAAGAGAAACATTTTTTGTGTCTAATTGTGATGTGTTAATTGATGCTGATTATGCAGATATTTTAGATTTTCATAAAAAGCAAGAAAATAAGATTACTATTGTATCTTCCTTAAAAAATATTACTATTCCTTATGGAGTTATCAAATTAAATAATGATGGATCAATGAAAGGTTCAACAGAAAAACCAGAGTTTAACTATTTAATTAACACAGGGATGTATATCTTAGAACCAGAAGTTCTTTTTGACGTTCCAGAAGATACTTTCTATGATCTCCCAACTTTAGCGGAAGATTATATTAAAATAGGTAAAAGAGTCGGAGTATATCCTGTAAGTGATAAATCATGGCTTGATATGGGACAGATAGAAGAAATGGAAAATATGTTAAATGCTCTAGGTGTTCAATAA
- a CDS encoding LegC family aminotransferase encodes MEKRFIPLSVPNFNGRELEYVTNAVESEWVSTGGKYIEDFETDIASYLKMPEAVACQSGTAALHLSLRLADVQSDDEVIVPTLTFIAAVNPVKYLHAEPVFMDCDDSLTIDVIKLQSFIDTQCDFVNGKLINKISKRHIKAIVIVHVFGNLADMEEIMKIAKAYNIKVIEDATEALGSYYETGEYKGKFAGTIGDFGAYSFNGNKIITTGGGGMLVSTNNDLLKKAKYLSTQAKDDVLYYIHNDIGYNYRMTNLQAALGKAQLQQLEDFIKTKEKNYEAYKKGIENIKGLSILPFNKNIRSNKWFYSLFIADDFKYSRDELLKHLNEKGVQTRPIWGLINEQQPYKESFAYNIEKAKYYIDRILSIPCSSNLSDDDVQYVLSILKELSE; translated from the coding sequence ATGGAGAAAAGATTTATCCCACTTAGTGTACCTAATTTTAATGGAAGAGAATTAGAATATGTGACTAACGCTGTTGAAAGTGAATGGGTTTCCACAGGCGGAAAATATATTGAGGATTTTGAAACGGATATTGCTTCATATCTTAAGATGCCTGAAGCAGTAGCTTGCCAAAGTGGTACTGCAGCATTACATTTATCACTTAGATTAGCTGACGTTCAAAGTGATGATGAAGTAATTGTTCCTACTTTAACATTTATTGCAGCAGTAAACCCTGTGAAGTATTTACATGCAGAGCCAGTTTTTATGGATTGTGATGATTCTTTAACCATAGATGTAATAAAGCTTCAGAGTTTTATTGATACGCAATGCGATTTTGTAAACGGAAAATTGATAAATAAGATTTCTAAAAGGCATATTAAAGCAATTGTAATAGTTCATGTTTTTGGAAACTTAGCTGATATGGAAGAAATAATGAAAATCGCTAAGGCTTATAATATTAAAGTTATAGAAGATGCTACTGAAGCCTTAGGTAGTTATTATGAAACTGGTGAATATAAGGGTAAGTTTGCAGGAACTATCGGTGACTTTGGTGCTTACTCTTTTAATGGAAATAAAATCATTACTACTGGTGGTGGTGGTATGCTAGTTAGTACAAACAATGATTTACTGAAAAAGGCGAAATATTTATCAACTCAAGCAAAGGATGATGTACTATATTATATTCATAATGATATTGGATATAATTATAGAATGACTAATTTACAAGCTGCTTTAGGAAAAGCACAACTTCAGCAATTAGAAGATTTTATCAAAACAAAAGAGAAGAATTATGAAGCATATAAAAAGGGAATAGAGAATATTAAAGGATTAAGTATTCTACCTTTTAACAAAAATATAAGATCAAATAAGTGGTTTTACTCTTTATTTATTGCAGATGATTTTAAGTATAGTAGGGATGAATTGTTAAAGCATTTAAATGAAAAAGGTGTTCAAACAAGACCAATATGGGGACTTATAAATGAACAACAACCCTATAAAGAATCCTTTGCTTATAACATCGAAAAAGCAAAATATTATATTGATAGGATTTTAAGTATTCCATGTAGCAGTAATTTATCAGATGATGATGTACAGTATGTATTATCAATTTTAAAAGAATTATCAGAATAA
- a CDS encoding NAD-dependent 4,6-dehydratase LegB, whose product MKKVLVTGADGFIGSHLTELLLEEGYDVRAFAYYNSFNTWGWLDTLPKDKLNSIDVFTGDIRDPNGVRKAMEGIDEVFHLAALIAIPFSYHSPDSYVDTNIKGTLNVLQAARDLNTERVLVTSTSEVYGTAQYVPIDEKHPFQGQSPYSATKIGADRIAESFYRSFNMPITIVRPFNTYGPRQSARAVIPTIITQLLAGKEEIRLGSLTPTRDFNYVKDTARGFIEIAKSEKAIGEEINIATENEISIGELASELIRQINPKAKIICDDDRIRPEKSEVERLLGSNKKIKSLTNWEPKYSFEEGIAETINWLKNNLDKYKIDIYNI is encoded by the coding sequence ATGAAAAAAGTATTAGTAACAGGTGCAGATGGATTTATAGGAAGTCATCTTACGGAGCTTCTTTTAGAGGAGGGATATGATGTAAGAGCTTTTGCTTATTATAACTCTTTTAATACTTGGGGGTGGCTAGATACTCTTCCAAAGGATAAATTAAATTCAATTGATGTATTTACTGGAGATATAAGAGATCCAAATGGTGTAAGAAAAGCAATGGAAGGAATTGATGAAGTATTTCATTTAGCAGCATTAATAGCGATTCCATTTAGTTATCACTCACCAGATTCTTATGTTGATACAAATATAAAAGGAACGTTGAATGTGCTTCAAGCAGCGAGGGATTTGAATACTGAAAGAGTACTCGTTACATCGACCTCAGAAGTTTACGGAACAGCACAATATGTTCCTATTGATGAAAAACATCCTTTCCAAGGTCAGTCTCCTTATTCTGCAACAAAAATTGGAGCGGATAGAATTGCTGAATCATTTTATAGAAGTTTCAATATGCCAATAACCATTGTAAGACCTTTTAATACATATGGACCAAGACAATCAGCAAGGGCTGTAATACCAACTATCATAACTCAGTTATTGGCGGGAAAAGAAGAAATTAGATTAGGGTCATTAACACCAACAAGAGATTTTAACTATGTTAAGGATACAGCGAGAGGATTTATTGAGATAGCAAAATCAGAAAAAGCTATTGGAGAAGAGATAAATATAGCAACTGAAAATGAAATTTCAATTGGGGAACTTGCCAGTGAATTAATAAGACAAATCAATCCTAAGGCTAAAATTATCTGTGATGATGACAGAATAAGACCAGAAAAGAGTGAAGTAGAAAGACTTTTAGGTTCAAATAAAAAGATTAAGTCTTTAACAAATTGGGAGCCAAAGTACTCCTTTGAAGAAGGAATTGCTGAGACAATTAATTGGTTAAAAAATAACTTAGATAAATATAAGATAGATATTTACAACATTTAG